The Desulfovermiculus halophilus DSM 18834 nucleotide sequence TCGAAGACATTCCGCCCCTTGAGCCGGAAGTCACAAAGCATACGATCTACAAGCATTGGTGCCCGAATTGCAGGGACTTTGTCACTGCTCCAATGACCGAAGCCATGGGCAATGCCAATTTGGGCATCCGGCTCGTGGTTTTCACTGCTTGGCTCCACTATGCAGTCGGCACCAGCGTGCGAAACGTGGTCAAAATATTACGCACTGTGTGCTCTTTTCCAGTCACCCAGGCGGCTTGACCCAATCCTGGATCAGGCTGTACAAAGCCCTGGGCGGTGGCTGGGAGTATTACGGAAATCTTTTAGGGCAGACGCAGTAGCCCGAGGCGATAGGGAACGTACAAAAACAGGAATAAGGAGGAAAAACACCCATGGCAGCAGGACCCAGGCTTTTCAGCCCATTGAGGACAAACAGGGCGGTCTTTAAAAACCGGATCATGATGACGCCCCTTTATCTCGGATACGCCAACCCGGACGGCACGGTCAGTTCCTTGCTGCTGGACCACTACCGGGAGATGGCCGCCTCCGGGGCTGCGGCCATCGTGGTGGAGCACACGGGAGTCGATCCGTCGGGCTTAGGCTCTCCATATATGCTGCGGATCGATAATGCCCGCTTCATCCCTGGGCTTTCAAGCCTTGCCAGGGCCATTCAGGCCGAAGGCGCCCTGGACTTCCTGAAACGAGTGGGCGAGTCTGCATGAAATCGGCCAGGCAAAGGCCTCTCTATCTGGATCCCAACCTTCAGCTGATCTTTGGTGTTACGCTGAGCGCTGTCATGGGGGTATCCAGTATAACCCCCGTTTTTCCAGCCATGGCCCGGGAACTTGATATACCTGTTCATTCTGTGGGGCTGCTGATCACAGTATTCACCTTGCCCGGTATTTTTTTAGCCCCTGTGCTCGGAGTGCTGGCAGACCTCTGGGGCAGAAAAAGAATATTGGTTCCCGCTTTGATGCTGTTTGGCATTGCCGGAGGCGCATGTGGTTTTGTACGGGATTTCAACCTCCTGTTGGCCTTGCGTTTCTTGCAGGGGATGGGGGCGGCCTCCCTGGCCTCCCTTAACGCCACCATTATAGGTGACCTTTATTCAGGCAATGAGCTTGCAGCAGCCATGGGCTACAACGCCACCATTCTTAACATAGGTACGGCAAGTTATCCAGCTATCGGCGGAATTCTTGCTACGCTGGGATGGTTTTATCCTTTCTTTCTTCCCTTTATAGCCATTCCGGTGGGCTTTTTGATCCTTTTTTCCTTACAAAGTCC carries:
- a CDS encoding MFS transporter; its protein translation is MKSARQRPLYLDPNLQLIFGVTLSAVMGVSSITPVFPAMARELDIPVHSVGLLITVFTLPGIFLAPVLGVLADLWGRKRILVPALMLFGIAGGACGFVRDFNLLLALRFLQGMGAASLASLNATIIGDLYSGNELAAAMGYNATILNIGTASYPAIGGILATLGWFYPFFLPFIAIPVGFLILFSLQSPEPNSRQGFKVYLDNVWQGIKTRQVFMLFLASVVTFIIVLLQ